A single Chloracidobacterium sp. DNA region contains:
- a CDS encoding tetratricopeptide repeat protein, which yields MRKLIFLILAVCVLAMAVTAQKLPKPTLLSAPLSAEETKILNAGIVHHDAKRYDDAIAQYDKILAGNADATIALYEKALSQYAKGDREKAMETAYVGAKYKSDELAMFYSIMANCLDDVGKSDDALKIYREAESMFKGDIGMARHLASVYYNIGVTLVRQKKYAEARAELKKSVETNFSYASPHYLLSVVYQGTKYKIPSFVAAARFLTLEYNSQRAKTAASILTDVLKPAGKDPKTGSINIFLDLNAPTDEGDFGMYDLLLGTLTTFKDEKDKNKTENQIFVDAVGTVIGLLSEDKKLKSTFIGKEYVPFLTQLKKNGHLESFGYMVLYISGKEDAMKWLDANNVKFGAFLEWAKAYQPAK from the coding sequence ATGAGAAAGCTAATTTTCCTGATCCTCGCTGTTTGTGTCCTGGCGATGGCCGTGACTGCACAAAAGCTGCCCAAACCGACGCTTTTGTCTGCGCCGCTGTCCGCTGAGGAAACCAAGATACTCAACGCCGGTATCGTTCACCACGACGCCAAACGGTACGATGACGCGATCGCCCAATACGATAAGATCCTTGCCGGCAATGCCGATGCGACTATCGCCCTGTATGAAAAGGCACTCAGTCAATACGCCAAAGGTGACCGCGAAAAGGCAATGGAAACCGCCTATGTCGGAGCCAAATATAAGTCCGACGAACTCGCGATGTTTTACTCGATAATGGCAAACTGCCTCGATGACGTCGGCAAGAGCGATGATGCCCTAAAGATTTACCGTGAGGCCGAAAGTATGTTCAAAGGCGACATCGGAATGGCCCGGCATCTCGCGAGCGTTTACTACAACATCGGCGTCACACTTGTTCGGCAAAAGAAATATGCGGAAGCCCGAGCTGAACTAAAGAAATCGGTCGAGACCAATTTTTCGTACGCGAGCCCGCACTATCTACTGTCGGTGGTCTATCAGGGGACAAAGTACAAGATCCCCTCGTTTGTTGCCGCAGCCCGATTCCTGACACTTGAATATAATTCCCAGCGTGCCAAAACGGCGGCCTCGATCCTCACCGATGTGCTGAAACCCGCGGGCAAGGACCCCAAAACCGGAAGCATTAATATATTTTTGGATCTGAACGCCCCGACGGACGAAGGCGATTTTGGGATGTACGATCTGCTTTTGGGAACATTGACCACTTTTAAGGACGAAAAGGACAAGAACAAGACCGAAAATCAGATCTTCGTGGATGCCGTCGGCACAGTCATCGGTCTTTTGTCCGAAGATAAAAAGCTCAAATCGACGTTTATCGGAAAGGAGTATGTTCCGTTTCTGACACAACTCAAAAAGAACGGGCACCTGGAATCATTTGGATATATGGTGTTGTACATCAGCGGCAAAGAGGACGCGATGAAGTGGCTTGACGCGAATAACGTGAAATTCGGAGCGTTTCTGGAGTGGGCTAAGGCGTATCAGCCTGCGAAAT
- the aroC gene encoding chorismate synthase, with product MFFKFTTSGESHGKALVAIVEGVPAGLPIDVAAIDHELWRRQQGYGRGGRMKIETDSVEILSGVRHGKSLGSPIALMIKNDDFVHWEDVMSAEPLDEQPKNPRIVTRPRPGHADLPGGQKYQTRDLRDILERASARETAARVACGAIAKQLLAAFGAEVRSHVIKLGHVQVVPLWRSWDEIVAIPSDSPLNCVDDLSQSEMIKLIDEAKTVGDTLGGIVEVVAKGLPVGLGSHTAWNEKLDGRIAQALMSVHAIKAVEIGTGVANAGKLGSEVHDEIFHNASGFTRPTNRAGGLEGGITNGEELRVRSYMKPISTLRRALSSVDIDTKATSDAAFERSDITAVPAAGVISEAMLAVVLANSMREKFGGDSLAEMRRNFDSYAASVADY from the coding sequence ATGTTCTTCAAATTTACAACTTCCGGCGAATCACACGGTAAGGCTCTGGTTGCGATAGTCGAGGGCGTCCCGGCGGGATTGCCGATCGATGTTGCCGCGATCGATCACGAGCTTTGGCGTCGGCAACAGGGTTACGGACGCGGCGGACGTATGAAGATCGAGACCGATAGCGTCGAGATACTGTCGGGCGTCCGTCACGGCAAATCGCTTGGGTCGCCGATCGCCCTGATGATCAAAAATGACGATTTCGTCCATTGGGAAGACGTAATGTCCGCCGAACCGCTTGATGAACAGCCCAAAAACCCTCGGATCGTGACGCGACCGCGTCCCGGCCACGCCGATCTGCCCGGCGGCCAAAAATATCAGACACGCGACCTCCGTGATATTTTGGAAAGGGCGTCGGCGCGTGAAACGGCGGCCCGCGTCGCTTGCGGTGCCATTGCCAAACAGCTGCTTGCGGCGTTTGGGGCGGAGGTCCGTAGCCACGTGATCAAGCTAGGCCACGTCCAGGTCGTCCCCCTTTGGCGTTCGTGGGATGAGATAGTCGCTATTCCGTCCGATTCCCCGCTAAACTGCGTTGACGATTTGAGCCAGAGCGAAATGATCAAGCTTATCGACGAAGCCAAAACAGTGGGCGACACGCTTGGCGGCATCGTTGAGGTCGTCGCCAAAGGGTTGCCGGTCGGCCTCGGTTCGCACACCGCTTGGAATGAGAAGTTGGACGGCCGCATCGCTCAGGCACTGATGTCCGTACACGCGATCAAGGCCGTTGAGATCGGCACCGGAGTCGCTAACGCCGGTAAGCTTGGCTCGGAGGTCCACGACGAGATATTCCATAACGCATCCGGGTTCACTCGCCCGACGAACCGTGCGGGCGGCCTCGAGGGCGGCATCACAAATGGCGAGGAACTCCGCGTTCGAAGCTATATGAAGCCGATATCGACACTTCGCAGAGCTCTCAGCTCGGTCGATATAGACACAAAGGCTACGAGCGACGCTGCCTTCGAACGCTCAGACATCACGGCAGTTCCGGCCGCCGGAGTCATCTCCGAAGCAATGCTAGCCGTCGTACTCGCAAACTCAATGAGAGAGAAATTTGGCGGCGACTCGCTTGCCGAAATGCGGAGAAATTTTGACAGCTACGCGGCATCGGTCGCCGATTATTGA
- a CDS encoding EamA family transporter, translating into MKTVIVWLILCLIWGTTWIFIKVGLEDLPPIAFAASRFLLSVIVLFAVIRFQKIILPRTWREWRLIAITGLLQFSVNYSMVFWAEQHITSGLAAVLQAMITVFGLILAWVFLPNERITRLKVFAVIVGIVGVGVIFYDQLKVQSLLAFFGCVGVVIGSYAAAQASILVKAKGGAFHPASLLFCQMICGLPAILIYSLLAEGNPLSFHWTWRAVVCVLYLSLVGTIAAFWLYYWLLGKIESTKAMMISLVTPLLAVVIGWIFLDEVLPPQTILGGILIIGSIGLIVFKKKSVPLAVQREDLKTEVNADKG; encoded by the coding sequence ATGAAAACCGTTATAGTTTGGCTAATTCTGTGTCTGATATGGGGCACTACCTGGATTTTTATCAAGGTCGGCCTCGAAGACTTGCCGCCGATCGCATTCGCGGCATCGCGGTTTTTGCTGTCGGTGATCGTACTCTTTGCTGTGATCCGATTTCAAAAGATCATATTGCCGCGGACGTGGCGAGAGTGGCGTCTAATCGCTATCACCGGCTTGCTTCAGTTTTCGGTAAATTACAGTATGGTCTTTTGGGCGGAACAGCACATCACGTCCGGCTTGGCAGCCGTGCTGCAGGCGATGATCACTGTTTTCGGGCTGATACTGGCGTGGGTCTTTTTGCCGAACGAACGTATCACAAGGCTTAAGGTATTTGCGGTCATCGTCGGTATCGTCGGAGTCGGAGTCATCTTCTACGACCAACTCAAGGTGCAGAGCCTTCTAGCTTTTTTCGGATGTGTTGGCGTCGTCATCGGTTCGTACGCGGCGGCTCAGGCGTCGATCCTCGTCAAGGCCAAGGGCGGTGCCTTTCATCCGGCGTCATTGCTCTTTTGCCAGATGATCTGCGGTTTACCGGCGATCCTCATATACAGCCTTTTGGCCGAGGGCAACCCGCTGTCGTTTCATTGGACGTGGCGGGCGGTCGTGTGCGTGCTCTATCTCTCTCTGGTGGGGACAATTGCTGCATTTTGGCTATATTATTGGTTGCTCGGCAAGATCGAATCGACCAAAGCGATGATGATCTCGCTGGTCACGCCCTTGCTAGCCGTGGTGATCGGTTGGATCTTTCTTGACGAAGTGCTGCCGCCCCAGACCATCCTCGGCGGGATTCTGATCATAGGCAGCATCGGTCTGATCGTGTTTAAGAAAAAGTCTGTGCCACTTGCGGTCCAGCGTGAAGATCTTAAAACGGAAGTTAACGCTGATAAAGGCTGA
- the rsmD gene encoding 16S rRNA (guanine(966)-N(2))-methyltransferase RsmD, with protein sequence MRVISGIYGGRVLKSPTDSKTRPTSDRLRETLFNVLAPRIDDETRFLDLCAGTGAVGIEALSRGAEFVTFVDRSKKSCSLIEENLDKLGVPESQTEILGLEADNFAGRDHPTGWDIAYFDPPYESDYAIVIYEFGHNSTLLNEGGIVVVEHHSKKHVPEEVGSLRRWRLLKQGETTLSFYTRD encoded by the coding sequence ATGCGAGTGATCTCGGGTATTTACGGCGGCCGCGTTCTAAAGAGCCCCACCGACAGCAAGACGCGGCCAACCTCCGACAGGCTTCGCGAAACTCTCTTTAACGTATTGGCTCCACGGATCGACGACGAAACTCGATTTTTGGATCTTTGTGCCGGAACGGGTGCGGTCGGGATCGAAGCTCTTTCGCGAGGTGCTGAGTTTGTAACGTTTGTTGATCGCTCGAAAAAGTCCTGTTCACTGATCGAAGAAAACCTCGACAAACTCGGTGTGCCGGAATCACAGACCGAGATCCTCGGCCTCGAAGCCGACAATTTTGCCGGCCGCGATCATCCGACCGGTTGGGATATCGCTTACTTTGATCCGCCGTATGAATCTGACTACGCGATCGTCATTTACGAATTCGGACATAATTCGACATTGCTCAACGAAGGCGGAATCGTGGTCGTCGAACATCATTCTAAAAAACACGTACCCGAAGAGGTCGGCAGCCTGCGTCGCTGGCGCCTGCTCAAACAAGGCGAGACGACCCTGAGTTTTTATACCCGCGACTAA
- the recG gene encoding ATP-dependent DNA helicase RecG, protein MGLTISTPIIDLHNYGIGKLSALTARKLAVAVAGVAAKVDVNTVTVEDLLNYYPARYEDRSNFISIDKLEEGMEAAVEIYVRGSGGKQVGRNRDPRKPPLFIFEITGGDAERLCKPVVVKWFISGRSAKAILEYYTERFARGTRFVAYGLWEFDERKGTFALKLAKPDELEILPALGTELFPDKAAKSKKIKRTPDENDELDEDIASPEFATVHTARRVPVYRKLGPFQTKRLREIVHSVLAKLDRGSIADGLPLEVRDRHSLITRADAVADIHFPPESSTIAEYEMFRSAAQRRLIFDEFFWLTFSMQLLRGGRRRETKTTVIEVSEAMKGRLKNITPFALTGAQKRVVGEVFGDLKSGSMMNRLIQGDVGSGKTIVAFLAIFAVMENGYQTALMAPTEILAEQHFRNAVKLFADTGYRVELLVGSTRAAQKRKIHADLAAGDIDLVIGTHAIIQDAVSFDRLALAVIDEQHRFGVLQRAQLTASGMNPDILVMTATPIPRSLAMTVYGDLDVSIIDELPPGRTPIKTVVVGEDKRDGVYQGIKREIKLGRQVYIVYPLIEESEKLDLKAATIMYDDLRLNRFPQYTVGLLHGKMKSADKEEIMREFVAGRLDILVSTTVIEVGVDVPNASLMIIEHAERFGLSQLHQLRGRVGRGADQSFCVLLTDFKKTAVAKQRLGIMEATSDGFKIAEKDLEIRGQGEILGTRQSGLQSFKIGNIVRDLDILIAARSEAETFLNEHPDSEATRTMIRIARTDKKVRLGTIA, encoded by the coding sequence ATGGGGCTGACCATCTCAACACCAATTATTGACCTGCATAATTACGGCATCGGAAAATTGTCCGCTCTAACGGCACGTAAACTCGCCGTTGCGGTCGCCGGTGTTGCGGCAAAGGTCGACGTTAACACCGTCACGGTCGAAGATCTGCTCAATTACTATCCCGCTCGCTATGAGGACCGTTCAAATTTTATCTCGATCGACAAACTCGAAGAAGGAATGGAGGCAGCGGTTGAGATATACGTACGAGGCTCGGGCGGCAAGCAGGTCGGCCGCAACCGCGACCCGCGAAAACCACCGCTCTTTATTTTTGAGATCACGGGTGGAGATGCCGAGAGACTCTGTAAACCGGTCGTCGTAAAATGGTTTATATCGGGCCGGAGTGCCAAGGCGATACTCGAGTATTACACCGAGCGATTTGCACGAGGCACTCGGTTTGTAGCTTACGGCCTCTGGGAGTTCGACGAACGTAAAGGAACATTCGCTCTAAAACTCGCAAAGCCCGACGAACTCGAGATACTTCCCGCTTTGGGGACCGAACTTTTTCCCGACAAAGCGGCCAAGTCCAAAAAGATCAAACGAACCCCGGACGAGAATGACGAACTCGACGAAGATATTGCAAGTCCCGAGTTTGCCACCGTGCATACCGCACGCCGCGTGCCAGTGTACCGCAAACTAGGGCCATTCCAGACCAAACGCCTTCGTGAGATAGTGCATAGCGTCCTCGCCAAGCTTGATCGAGGCTCGATCGCGGATGGATTGCCATTGGAGGTTCGCGATCGTCACAGCCTTATCACACGTGCCGATGCAGTTGCAGATATCCATTTTCCGCCGGAGAGTTCGACTATCGCCGAGTACGAGATGTTTCGCAGTGCCGCTCAACGCCGCTTAATATTCGACGAGTTTTTTTGGCTTACATTTTCTATGCAGCTACTCCGCGGCGGCCGTCGGCGGGAAACGAAAACCACCGTGATCGAGGTCAGTGAGGCGATGAAAGGCCGGCTCAAGAACATCACGCCATTCGCCCTCACCGGCGCTCAGAAACGCGTTGTCGGCGAGGTCTTTGGCGATCTCAAGTCCGGCTCTATGATGAATCGCCTGATCCAGGGCGATGTCGGCAGTGGTAAGACCATCGTCGCGTTTTTAGCGATCTTTGCAGTAATGGAAAATGGCTATCAGACCGCATTGATGGCTCCGACCGAGATTTTGGCCGAACAGCACTTTCGCAATGCCGTTAAACTTTTTGCCGATACCGGATATCGAGTGGAACTGCTCGTCGGCAGTACGCGAGCCGCACAAAAGCGAAAGATCCACGCGGATCTCGCCGCCGGCGACATAGACTTGGTCATCGGCACGCACGCGATCATTCAGGACGCGGTCAGTTTTGACCGCCTCGCACTGGCAGTGATAGATGAACAGCACCGTTTCGGCGTGCTTCAGCGTGCTCAGCTCACCGCAAGCGGTATGAACCCCGACATTCTGGTTATGACCGCGACGCCGATACCGCGATCACTGGCGATGACTGTCTATGGTGATCTCGACGTTTCAATAATTGATGAGCTCCCGCCCGGCCGAACGCCTATCAAAACTGTTGTGGTCGGCGAAGACAAACGCGACGGCGTTTATCAGGGTATCAAACGCGAGATCAAACTCGGACGTCAGGTCTATATCGTCTATCCGTTGATCGAGGAGTCAGAGAAATTAGATCTGAAAGCCGCCACTATAATGTATGACGACCTTCGTTTGAATCGATTTCCTCAATACACGGTCGGGCTTCTGCACGGCAAGATGAAGTCCGCCGATAAGGAAGAGATAATGCGTGAGTTTGTCGCCGGCCGACTCGACATTCTCGTGTCGACCACCGTCATCGAGGTCGGCGTCGATGTCCCCAACGCATCGCTGATGATCATCGAGCACGCTGAGCGCTTTGGGCTCTCGCAATTGCATCAATTGCGTGGACGCGTGGGACGCGGAGCCGATCAGAGCTTTTGTGTGCTGCTGACGGACTTTAAGAAGACGGCAGTGGCAAAGCAACGGCTCGGAATTATGGAAGCGACGTCCGACGGCTTTAAGATCGCCGAAAAGGACCTCGAGATACGAGGACAAGGCGAAATTCTCGGCACGCGGCAGTCAGGCTTGCAGAGCTTTAAGATCGGCAACATCGTCCGGGATCTGGACATTCTGATCGCTGCCCGATCTGAGGCCGAAACGTTTCTCAATGAACATCCCGACTCAGAAGCGACGAGGACAATGATCAGGATCGCCCGGACCGACAAAAAGGTCCGACTTGGGACCATTGCTTAA
- the rpsT gene encoding 30S ribosomal protein S20, translating into MANHKSAEKRVRQNAKRKEINRSNRSKLRTSIKKLRGAVAGNDKAASTELLFPTVSLIDKAVNKGIIHKNTAARHKSRLTKHVNALS; encoded by the coding sequence ATGGCTAATCATAAATCAGCAGAGAAACGCGTTCGCCAGAATGCCAAACGTAAAGAGATCAACCGCAGCAATCGCAGCAAATTGCGCACGTCGATCAAAAAGCTTCGCGGAGCCGTTGCCGGCAACGACAAGGCGGCAAGCACCGAGCTGCTTTTCCCGACTGTTTCGCTGATCGATAAAGCGGTAAACAAAGGGATAATCCACAAGAATACGGCAGCCCGCCACAAGTCGCGGCTGACCAAACACGTGAACGCACTAAGCTAG
- a CDS encoding DnaJ domain-containing protein has translation MRSAHPLRSMVNYYDILKVSPQASKADIKSAYRRLARKLHPDSKDGSEETALRFAAIAEAYEVLGNPKDRALYDRRLLDIQYSDPSADDSVFTSGNRHAKRWRQMVYEKRYNDIIDRMLAEERLEALAFQRVIYPIVGLYVAAAMSTALRPMIFISTGVIGKIIMVSLFVIGLIHLGGRARDGFLRYTDAEDNIHDSILDGAERTHKPYSRILTVGVLIAGFLICLGIGYLIGTQVTFMSQIYPDMFSTEFEPEFFMYPPIVALFVDIMHTLVLKFEK, from the coding sequence TTGCGATCGGCACACCCGCTTCGTTCGATGGTCAACTACTACGACATACTCAAAGTCTCGCCGCAGGCGTCCAAGGCCGACATCAAGTCCGCTTATCGGCGGCTTGCCCGTAAGCTTCATCCCGACTCCAAGGATGGCTCCGAGGAGACCGCTCTGAGGTTTGCCGCCATCGCCGAGGCCTACGAGGTACTGGGCAATCCGAAGGATCGGGCGCTCTACGATCGCCGACTACTGGACATCCAATACAGCGACCCGAGCGCGGATGACAGCGTTTTCACCTCCGGCAACCGACACGCAAAGCGTTGGCGGCAGATGGTTTACGAAAAGCGATATAACGACATCATCGACCGAATGCTGGCCGAGGAGCGGCTCGAGGCGTTGGCGTTCCAACGGGTCATTTATCCGATCGTCGGCCTTTATGTAGCGGCAGCGATGTCGACGGCCTTGAGGCCTATGATATTCATCTCGACCGGCGTTATCGGAAAGATAATTATGGTCTCGCTCTTCGTCATTGGATTGATCCACCTCGGCGGACGTGCCCGTGACGGTTTTCTTCGATATACGGATGCCGAAGACAATATTCACGATTCGATCCTCGACGGTGCCGAACGCACGCACAAGCCATATTCACGGATATTAACAGTAGGAGTGTTGATCGCCGGCTTTCTGATTTGTCTGGGCATCGGCTATCTCATCGGAACTCAGGTAACATTTATGTCGCAGATCTATCCGGATATGTTCTCGACCGAATTCGAGCCTGAGTTCTTTATGTATCCGCCGATCGTCGCCCTATTTGTCGACATTATGCACACTCTTGTTTTGAAGTTCGAAAAGTGA
- a CDS encoding biopolymer transporter ExbD produces the protein MTRPIINVTPLIDVLLVLLIIFMVVTPMRPSSFKARIPSKPISDDSVRPHPDTLVVSVDGTGGLRLNKETGLGSIDNPAQMIERLRETFTARAANGSLSESHADDSDRPFADRIERTVFVKAPSTIEYGKVARVVDLLKIAGAFPISLQIDDLDTP, from the coding sequence ATGACCCGTCCGATCATTAACGTCACGCCGCTGATCGATGTTTTGCTCGTCCTGCTGATCATTTTTATGGTCGTAACGCCGATGCGTCCAAGTAGCTTCAAGGCTCGCATCCCGTCGAAACCGATTTCGGACGACTCAGTTCGCCCGCACCCCGATACGCTCGTCGTATCGGTTGACGGCACCGGCGGACTGCGGCTTAACAAAGAGACCGGTCTGGGAAGCATCGACAACCCGGCACAGATGATCGAGCGTCTCCGTGAGACCTTTACGGCCAGGGCCGCAAATGGTTCCCTTTCGGAAAGCCACGCCGATGACTCCGATCGACCCTTTGCTGATCGGATCGAGCGAACTGTATTCGTCAAAGCTCCGAGCACCATCGAATATGGCAAGGTTGCCCGCGTCGTCGATCTGCTAAAGATCGCGGGAGCTTTCCCGATCAGTTTGCAGATCGATGATTTAGATACTCCGTAA
- the pabB gene encoding aminodeoxychorismate synthase component I: MLELDIDSADLTNALLSLSESGVVCILDSCGVGHLGSHLLIAGITPTDVREIAGDSADHSLEIFDQSLAEPKLVSFFSISYDLGSELQGTGVESSDPAEPQIFIARFDALIIHDYDTGRTHIAGNEQRAEILQSAAKTEISDRVEKCSARSDISQAEYYTAVEAIREQIRCGDTYQANLTHRITCRLPDATSPQTVFKRLRKRHPAPFAAFFARGNSTVISGSPERFFRSTFGDRRITTSPIKGTRPRGSDPDEDAALRQELLSSGKDRAENTMIVDLLRNDLGRICKFGSVTAEKICDLEEHPSLFHLVSTVSGQLRQHIKPSDILRAMFPCGSITGAPKISTMRIIDSIERGPRGLSMGAIGYCVPDDSFGITAALDLSVAIRTMVVRDHIATFNVGGGIVIDSEPESEYLETLTKASALLDALGAELIPE, from the coding sequence GACCTTACCAATGCACTGCTGTCGCTGTCCGAGTCAGGCGTCGTATGTATCCTCGACAGTTGCGGTGTCGGTCACCTCGGATCGCATTTACTGATCGCAGGTATTACACCGACCGACGTTCGCGAGATCGCCGGCGATTCCGCTGACCATTCGCTTGAAATATTTGACCAATCGCTGGCCGAACCGAAACTAGTTTCTTTCTTTTCGATCTCTTACGATCTCGGCAGCGAACTCCAGGGTACAGGCGTCGAATCGAGCGATCCGGCCGAACCCCAAATTTTTATCGCACGCTTTGACGCTCTCATCATCCACGACTATGACACCGGCCGAACTCATATTGCCGGTAATGAGCAGCGTGCCGAGATACTGCAGAGTGCCGCGAAGACCGAAATTAGCGATAGAGTTGAAAAATGTTCGGCACGTTCGGATATTTCGCAGGCTGAGTATTACACTGCGGTCGAAGCGATCCGCGAACAAATCCGCTGCGGCGACACCTATCAGGCCAATTTGACGCATCGAATAACGTGTCGTTTGCCCGACGCCACGTCACCGCAGACGGTCTTTAAGCGGCTTCGCAAACGCCATCCGGCACCTTTCGCGGCATTTTTTGCACGCGGCAACTCGACTGTCATTTCAGGTTCCCCCGAACGCTTTTTCCGATCGACCTTTGGCGATCGGCGCATCACGACCTCGCCGATAAAGGGCACGCGGCCACGCGGGAGCGACCCGGACGAGGACGCGGCGTTGCGGCAAGAACTCCTTTCTAGCGGCAAGGACCGTGCAGAAAATACAATGATCGTTGACCTTTTGCGAAACGATCTCGGCCGAATATGTAAATTTGGCAGTGTGACCGCGGAAAAGATCTGCGATCTCGAAGAACATCCGTCGCTGTTTCACTTGGTATCGACGGTTTCAGGACAGCTTCGGCAGCATATCAAGCCGTCTGATATCCTGCGAGCGATGTTCCCTTGCGGCTCTATCACTGGAGCTCCGAAGATCAGCACAATGAGGATAATTGACTCGATCGAACGAGGGCCGCGAGGGCTTTCGATGGGTGCAATCGGCTATTGCGTGCCCGATGACTCTTTTGGAATAACCGCAGCACTCGACTTGAGCGTTGCTATCCGTACAATGGTCGTCCGCGATCATATCGCCACCTTTAACGTCGGCGGCGGCATAGTGATCGACAGCGAACCCGAAAGCGAATACCTCGAAACACTGACCAAGGCCTCGGCTTTGCTCGACGCGCTCGGGGCCGAGCTAATTCCCGAGTGA